A genomic region of Bactrocera dorsalis isolate Fly_Bdor chromosome 3, ASM2337382v1, whole genome shotgun sequence contains the following coding sequences:
- the LOC125777179 gene encoding uncharacterized protein LOC125777179, with amino-acid sequence MCQKSKPPFVFHFEIVKQRAREFIEKLKETLEMGKHKTPRQDETFLSFMEQHPDIAKNYVKGDRVAAEALWTELAKELNSQGPPQKDINGWKKVWSDWKGCVRKKIAHNKSETRATGGGPFNQFVLSCTEEKIAELCGLYTCVKGIPQSSSFGVQCDNSNESSDDENPTPSTSAVATRT; translated from the exons ATGTGCCAGAAATCGAAACCGccatttgttttccattttgaaATCGTGAAGCAGCGGGCACgcgaatttattgaaaaattgaaggaaacattagaaat GGGCAAGCATAAAACGCCAAGGCAAGACgaaacttttttaagttttatggaGCAGCATCCTGACATTGCCAAAAATTATGTCAAGGGCGACCGAGTGGCAGCGGAGGCTCTTTGGACTGAACTAGCCAAAGAATTAAACAGCCAAGGACCACCACAAAAAGATATCAACGGATGGAAAAAG GTTTGGTCGGACTGGAAGGGCTGCGTacgcaaaaaaattgcacacaaCAAATCGGAGACAAGAGCTACCGGCGGAGGTCCCTTCAACCAATTTGTCTTAAGCTGCACTGAGGAAAAAATTGCAGAACTTTGCGGTCTTTATACTTGTGTAAAAGGTATTCCACAAAGTTCCTCATTCGGTGTACAATGCGACAATAGCAATGAATCATCTGATGACGAAAATCCCACACCGAGTACTTCAGCGGTTGCAACAAGAACGTGA